The following proteins are co-located in the Meleagris gallopavo isolate NT-WF06-2002-E0010 breed Aviagen turkey brand Nicholas breeding stock chromosome 13, Turkey_5.1, whole genome shotgun sequence genome:
- the LOC104913063 gene encoding Fanconi anemia group A protein-like, whose translation MVLELGCRRRPPSGCLDAKRHFLFEILQERLKDRHHSSALGEQLWRQQELLLHRRILVGLPASTLIVTCRKGKKALLDCEDFFHYVNSELKNVCSRGYALSYGITAHFFRGLLNASLDCEEPAEGVNDVLTTCQTKCPIVLFSAVLWWPRLEPVLCSQWKRLFGAPLPEELERLRECQSSAVGFLSSGRVFPLSGPPWISAAFLHCTVQQHSPCGRERNVLKRLGTDTEQFLVSLLFFSLMDLISAKIAPKEGVDFQTSLEWALEILQCLEERGISWPLLFLSAEEGSGKYSVLHCAASDRHSRLLPVAFYSLTPGFHHKLLNREHLFLYVALNLYIQLLQLFVEGKDLPQPKQADPLEVISTARQFLLGAIPCCPAKSFGNIGLLLEACEKLDPEVGAILQHFSRPAASMEVDEELLLF comes from the exons ATGGTACTCGAGCTGGGATGTAGGCGAAGGCCACCTTCAGGCTGCTTGGATGCCAAGAGACACTTCTTGTTTGAGATTCTCCAGGAAAGGCTGAAAGACAGACACCATAGTTCTGCTTTGGGTGAACAGCTgtggaggcagcaggagctgctgctgcacagaag GATTCTGGTGGGGCTCCCTGCATCCACTCTGATCGTGACTTGTcgaaaaggaaagaaagctctGTTGGactgtgaagatttttttcattatgtaaACTCAGAGCTG AAGAACGTCTGTTCCAGGGGGTATGCGCTTTCCTATGGCATCACTGCACACTTCTTCAGG GGCCTGCTGAATGCCAGCTTGGACTGTGAAGAACCAGCAGAAGGGGTCAATGATGTACTAACAACGTGTCAAACCAAGTGTCCCATTGTGCTGTTCTCTGCAGTG CTCTGGTGGCCACGGTTGGAGCCAGTGCTTTGCTCTCAGTGGAAGAGACTCTTTGGTGCTCCACTTCCAGAAGAATTGGAGAGACTGAGGGAATGCCAGTCCTCAGCAGTGGG CTTCCTTTCTTCAGGACGGGTTTTCCCTCTCTCTGGCCCTCCTTGGatttctgctgccttcctccatTGCACTGTTCAACAGCACTCACCAtgtggaagagagagaaatgtacTGAAGAGACTGGGAACTGACACAGAGCAG tttcttgtttctctgctgTTCTTCTCACTCATGGATCTAATCTCAGCAAAAATAGCACCAAAG GAAGGTGTGGATTTTCAGACATCTCTGGAATGGGCCCTGGAGATCTTGCAATGCCTGGAAGAGAGGGGCATATCCTGGCCACTTCTCTTCCTGTCAGCAGAAGAAG GCTCTGGAAAATACTCTGTCCTGCACTGCGCAGCCTCAGACCGCCACAGCCGGCTCTTGCCTGTTGCCTTCTACAG CCTTACCCCCGGCTTTCACCACAAGCTGCTCAACAGAGAGCACCTCTTCCTTTACGTGGCACTCAATCTCTACATCCAGCTGCTTCAGCTCTTTGTGGAAGGGAAAGACCTGCCCCAGCCTAAGCAG GCAGATCCCTTAGAAGTGATCTCTACAGCCCGTCAGTTCCTCCTCGGTGCAATTCCATGCTGCCCTGCCAAAAGCTTTGGAAACATAGGACTG TTACTGGAGGCATGTGAAAAACTCGACCCAGAGGTGGGAGCCATCCTCCAGCACTTCTCCCGGCCTGCTGCATCCATGGAGGTGGATGAAGAGCTGCTCCTGTTCTGA